A DNA window from Zonotrichia albicollis isolate bZonAlb1 chromosome 2, bZonAlb1.hap1, whole genome shotgun sequence contains the following coding sequences:
- the LOC102066420 gene encoding zygote arrest protein 2.S has product MDSFVRSPIGPYQNRRSSPALGRGWDTAARQPSWKQSKSSSISPFLGGPFSPLPPDYLESYRRAQLQALLSHVGLALAPRPRRASTQEVAVQVSLRADVAVQCSLGPRTLPATRAFSPDGLRAPGRLALYSPAPDRRLFAPPDVAPLPEKAAPAKETPTADGGEEQQEGPAGAALPPRQEPVGTRQEETAAPRQRAAFQILEQKYGYFHCKDCKTRWESAYVWCISGSNKVYFKQLCRKCQKGFNPYRVETIQCQTCSKIRCSCPQRKRHIDLKKPHRQELCGRCKGKRLSCYSTYSFKYVV; this is encoded by the exons ATGGACAGCTTCGTCCGTTCTCCCATCGGCCCCTACCAGAACCGGAGGAGCAGCCCCGCTCTCGGCCGCGGCTGGGACACCGCggccaggcagcccagctggaagcagagcaagagcagcagcatcagccCCTTCCTCGGCGGCCCTTTCTCGCCGCTGCCCCCCGACTACCTGGAAAGCTACCGGCGGGCGCAGCTCCAGGCGCTGCTGTCGCACGTGGGCCTCGCGCTGGCGCCGCGGCCTCGCCGGGCCAGTACGCAGGAGGTGGCGGTGCAGGTGAGCCTGCGGGCCGACGTGGCCGTGCAGTGCTCGCTGGGGCCGCGCACGCTGCCGGCCACCCGCGCCTTCAGCCCCGACGGCCTGCGCGCCCCGGGCCGCCTCGCCCTCTACTCACCCGCGCCCGACCGCCGCCTCTTCGCGCCGCCCGACGTCGCGCCGCTGCCGGAGAAGGCAGCGCCGGCAAAGGAGACCCCGACGGCGGACGGCGgcgaggagcagcaggagggccCGGCGGGGGCCGCGCTGCCGCCGCGCCAGGAGCCGGTGGGGACGCGGCAGGAGGAGACCGCGGCTCCGAGGCAGAGAGCTGCCTTCCAG ATCTTGGAGCAGAAGTATGGCTATTTCCACTGCAAAGACTGCAAGACCAGATGGGAGAGTGCTTACGTGTGGTGCATTTCTGGAAGCAACAAG GTGTACTTCAAGCAGCTCTGTCGCAAATGCCAAAAAGGCTTCAATCCCTATCGAGTGGAAACAATCCAGTGCCAG ACCTGCTCCAAGATTCGTTGCTCTTGCCCTCAGAGGAAGAGACATATTGATCTCAAGAAACCTCATCGCCAAGAGCTCTGTGGCCGCTGCAAAGGCAAAAGGCTGTCCTGTTATAGCACTTACAGCTTCAAATATGTTGTCTGA
- the LOC141728295 gene encoding breast cancer type 2 susceptibility protein-like: MCQGLQSPLRSRVWGLHSSLAHGAAAGSLPEPFPEGWVLLLLPSNAGHASRGCGTAPPRLYTPRCWRPSHLRARSLSALCGASQGGTALTAGTTCRRPQCRAPSGAGRGGAAPPPHCREAGAADAPAAQARGCVGAKLRTGRPGWGSALPPHHSPPPSLPAPLPCVRRCCGRRPARGAAGRFFNCSSNLMDKKMACKPVERLTFFEIFKTHCSESDLGPISLNWFEELSAEAPPYEPKAFGELDGPSGWLDQTAFKTPRTKPSTYSQLASTPLLFKEQNAILPPSSPEKEPDQKKIGANRENLMSPSNTRRKTDQENEMLTSPPGTFHNCLTASPTILRNTYRTPQRNNNPGPYGSLFYTPKLLEVRTPKCISESLGAEVDPDMSWSSSLATPPTLGETVIIARENDSVSEAKQQDGRADTILHDAFSKHDKCPEISDASMLSVPETVKLNAEDDIKDLGMH, encoded by the exons ATGTGTCAAGGCCTACAAAGCCCCCTGAGAAGCAGAGTCTGGGGCTTGCACAGTTCACTTGCCCACGGCGCTGCCGCTGGGAGCCTTCCAGAGCCTTTTCCCGAGGGGTGGGTGTTGCTGCTGTTGCCCAGCAACGCGGGCCATGCCAGCCGTGGATGCGGTACCGCCCCCCCTCGCCTCTACACGCCACGCTGCTGGCGGCCATCCCACCTCAGGGCACGCAGCCTTTCTGCTCTGTGCGGAGCCAGCCAAGGCGGGACAGCCCTTACGGCGGGCACCACGTGTCGCCGGCCGCAATGCCGGGCCCCGAGCGGGGCAGGCCGaggcggggccgctccgccgcCTCATTGCCGGGAGGCGGGAGCGGCGGATGCTCCCGCTGCGCAGGCGCGGGGCTGCGTTGGCGCCAAGCTTCGAACGGGGCGGCCGGGCTGGGGGTCTGCGCTGCCCCCTCATCATTCCCCGCCGCCTTCCCTGCCCGCCCCGCTCCCCTGCGTGAGGCGATGCTgcggccgccgccccgcccgAGGCGCTGCCGGCAG GTTTTTCAACTGTTCCAGTAATTTAATGGATAAGAAAATGGCTTGCAAACCGGTGGAAAGACTAACTTTCTTCGAAATATTTAAGACACACTGCAGTGAATCAG ATTTAGGGCCCATCAGTCTTAATTGGTTTGAAGAACTCAGCGCAGAAGCACCCCCATATGAGCCCAAAGCCTTTGGAGAGCTTGATGGGCCCTCTGGCTGGCTTGATCAAACAGCTTTTAAAACTCCAAGGACAAAACCCTCTACATACAGTCAGCTGGCATCAACCCCACTGCTCTTTAAAGAACAAAATGCAATATTGCCACCTTCTTCTCCTGAAAAAGAGCCAGATCAGAAAAAAATAGGAGCAA ATAGAGAGAATTTGATGAGCCCTAGTaacacaagaagaaaaacagaccaagaaaatgaaatgcttACTTCTCCTCCTGGTACCTTCCACAACTGCCTCACTGCTAG TCCAACTATTTTGAGGAACACTTACAGAACACCTCAGAGAAATAATAACCCTG GTCCATATGGAAGCTTGTTTTACACACCAAAACTTTTGGAG GTCAGAACTCCAAAATGTATTTCTGAAAGTCTGGGAGCAGAAGTGGATCCAGATATGTCCTGGTCAAGTTCTTTAGCCACACCTCCTACCCTTGGTGAAACTGTGATAATAG CTAGAGAGAATGATTCTGTTTCTGAAGCAAAGCAACAGGATGGAAGGGCTGATACA ATTTTGCACGACGCTTTTTCCAAGCATGATAAATGTCCTGAGATAAGTGATGCAAGTATGCTGTCTGTACCAGAGACAGTAAAGCTAAATGCTGAAGATGACATCAAAGATTTGGGTATGCATTGA